Within Kutzneria chonburiensis, the genomic segment CGCCGGAGAACTCCACGTCCCACACCGGCATCGGCCCGTACGCCAGTTCATCGTGCCGCACAAGCGAAACCGGCTCGGCCACGGCCCGCGCGGCGGCGATACGGGCCGCCCACCACGCGTCAAGGCCGTCCGGCTCGGTCGCGGTCACCCTGTGCTCGGCCAGCTCCGACGGTTCCGAGAGGTCGAACAGGGGCATGTTTTCCTCCTACTGGCAACAGGTCAGGTCCTTGGGCGAGTATCGCAGCAGCACGACATCGCCGACCTGGGTGCAGCCTAGGAGTTTCATCCGGGCCGTAGTGCCGCCGGGATAGTTGGCCGGGCCGAGGAAACGGGGCGCCTCGGCCTGCCCGACAACGAGCGGCGCGATCGCCACGTGCAGCTCGTCGGCCAGGTTGAGCGCCACCAGCTGGGTGTGCACGGTGCCGCCGCCCTCGACCATGAGCCGGTCGACACCGCGCTCGCCCAGCCGGGCCAGCACGGTATGCCAGTCGAACACCGCGCCCGTGCTGACCACCTCGGCAAGGTCGCCGAGGCGGTCATGCAGCTTCTCCGCCGCCGAGTCCACGGTGAACACCAGTTTTTCGCCGCCGCAGCCCCACACGGCCAGGTCCGCGTCGAGGTCGCCGGAGCCGGTGACGACGACCTTCATCGGATACGCCGGCAGGCCCCGGGCCTGCCGCTGCGCCCGGCGTTGCTCCGAGCGCACGATCAGTCGCGGATTGTCACGGCGAACCGTGTTGGCCCCGACCAACACGGCGTCGGCGTCGGCGCGGACCGCGTCGACCCGGTCGAAGTCCTCCGGACAGGACAGCAGGAGGCGCTGGCACCCGGCGTCGTCGAGGAAGCCGTCGATGCTCACGGCCGCCGACAGCACGACATACGGCAGTTTCATGGGCCTCAACTCACGAGACTGGACAGCGTGATGGTGTGTCCGGTGTGGTCCACCTTGGCCCGCAGGTAGCGCAGGTTGGTCTCGGTGGCGAACACGCCGGTCGGCACGCGGCGGCGCACCGAGACGCCGAGCGCACGCAGCTGCTCGGCCTTGTCCGGGTTGTTGGAGAGCAGGTCGATCTTGCGCACGCCCAGCGCGGCCAGCATCTGCGCGCCCGCGGTGTAGTCGCGGCCGTCCTCGGGCAGGCCCAGCGCCGCGTTGGCCGCGTACGTGTCCAGGCCGTTGTCCTGAAGGGCGTACGCGTCGAGCTTGTTGTACAGGCCGATGCCGCGGCCCTCCTGGCGCAGGTAGAGCAGCACGCCGCCGGTGTTGGAGATGCGCTCGACGGCCTCCCGCAGCTGGGGGCCGCAGTCGCAGCGGGCGGAGCCGAAGACGTCGCCGGTCAGGCACTCGGAGTGCATGCGGACCAGGGGAGTGCCCTCGGTCGGGTCGCCGAAGACCATGGCCACGTGCTCGAGGCCGTCGGTCAGGCCGTGGAAGGTGACCGCGTCGGCAGTGACGGAGAAGCCGTCCGCGAAGCGCAACGGGATGCGCACGCGGGTGCGGACGGTTGCTTCGGCGCCGCTCGTCGACATGGTGGACTCCGATCTGCCAGTGGCCGCGCTACGACCGTGTTCCTGTTCAAATTTCAACAACATCGCGGCGGCCCGGTATGGTTTCCCGGACAGATGTGACCTGCGTCGCATGTGCTGCGCCCTGGTGAAGCATCGCCGAGCCTAACTCCTCTCCCTCTACCCCAAGACACGATCACCGAGGCCTCCTGGTTCATCCCAGGTTCAGGGAATTCGGTTGCGCGGACGTGCGCCGTACGGGCCGCCGCCTGGTCGTCCGGCCAGGTGACGGGCCGTGGTGGTGTTGTTCGGCCGGGTGTTCGGTGACAGTTGACGGTAGGTTTCGCGTCGACTGTGGAGCGACCGGAACTCGAGGTCCGTCCGGTACCTCCCGATCGCCAGGTCACGCCGCCCGGCTACCCGGTTCGGCCGGGGTGTCAAACCGACTCGGGATCCGGTCCATCCGGACGGCCGGTGCGATTCCACTCCTGACTGCCGGACAATGCCCGGATGGCGATCACTGCTGCTCGCGTGGAGATCTCCGACGCCAGCCGCCGGCGCGTCGTGGCCGTGCTGCTGCTGTCGGCCTTGATCACCGTCTCCTACATCCTGCTGTGGATCTTCGCTCGGGACGTGGTCGCCAGCGAGACCCGGCCCGGCTACGTCGAGTTCGAGAACTCCTTCCCGTTGGCCGACACCTGGCTCCTGGCCTGCCTGCTCGGGGCCACGTACACCCTGCTCACCCACCGACCGGCCGCCCTGTTCTGGCTGGTGGCCGGCGGCGGCGCCGCCATCTACCTGCTGTGCATCGATTCCCTGTACGACATCGAGAACGGCATCTGGTGGCTGCCCGGCGGGGCCGGCCTGATGGAGCTCGGCATCAACCTCACTACGCTCGTCGTCAGCGTCGGCCTGCTCCGCTGGGCCTGGCGCCGCCGCTACGCGCTGCTCTAACGCAGGATCGCGGCCAGCATCAGACCCCGGATCTCAGCGGCGATGTCGGCGACCGGCCACGGCGGCTGGTGCGCCTGCCATTCCCGCAGCAGACCGGTGATCGCGCCGACCAGCCCGATGGCCGTGAGCCGGTAGTCGCGATCGGGGGCGACGCCGTGGGCGGCGGCGTGGCGGGCCTCGGCCTCGATGAAGTCGGCCCAGCGCGTGACCCACTCCTGGTGCTGCCGCTCCAGGTCCTCGCTGACGCCGACGGCCTCCACGTAGTTCAGCCGCGGCAGCCGCGGATCGGCGGTGACGCTGGCGACGAAAGCGTCCAGCAGCAAGGAGATCCGCCTCACGACGTCGTCGGAGTCCAGCGTCGCCAGGGCGCTGCGGACCCGGTCGAGGGCGACGGAGTTGATCAGGTCGTGCAGGGTCAGCAGCACCTGCTCCTTGCCGGCGAACTCCTCGTAGAAGTTGCGGGTCGACACGCCGGCCTCGGCGCAGATCTGCACGATCTTGGTCTGCCGGTAGCCGATCGTGGTGAACAGGCCGAGAGCCGCTTCGAGCAGCCGCTGCCGGCGCTCGGCCCGGCGCTGCTCGGCGTCCACTCCCGCGTAGGCGCGTCTGGCGATGACCGGCTCCTCACCCGCGTGACAAATTCTGGTAATCGGGATTGCCAGATTACCCGACCCGGCCCTACCTTGTGAAAATCCTGATTACCACTTCAGCTCGGAGGCAACGATGCTTCGCCGAGTGCTCGCGCCGCTGCTGGGCCTGTCCCTGCTGATGGCCACCCCGACCGTCGCCCAGGCCGATGCCCGGCCGCCGTCGCCGACCCAGGACCCCTTCTACACGCCGCCCTCGCCGCTCGAAGGCCAGGCCGGCGACCTGATCCGGCAACGCCAGGTCGACTGGTACCCGGAGCCGTTCCGCGTGTTCCAGGCCCCGGTCCACACCTGGCTGGTGCTCTACCGCTCCACCTCCGCCACCGGCACGGCCAACGCCGTCTCGGGCATGGTGCTGGTGCCGCCGATCCCGTGGAACGGCCCCGGCCCACGGCCGGTCATCGCGTACGCCATGGGCACGCAGGGCCTGGGCGACGACTGCGCGCCGTCGTATCACCTGCGTACGGGCACCGAGGTGGAGATCGCCTTCCTCGCGCAGGCGATGCTCAAGGGCTACGCCGTCGCGTTGACGGACTACGAAGGCCTTGGCACGCCAGGAACTCACACCTACGCCGTGGCCAACTCCGAGGGGCACGCGCTGCTCGACGTCGCCCGCGCGGCGAGCAAGGTCGACGGCGCCGACATCAGTGCCGACGCCCCGATTGGCCTGTTCGGCTACTCCCAAGGCGGTCAGGCCGCGGCCGCGGCAGGGGAGTTGCAGCCGTCGTACGCACCGGACGTGCACGTCGTCGGCGTCGCCGAGGGCGGCGTGCCGGCCGATCTCAGCGAAGTCGCCGCCTACAACGACGGCAACCTGGGCTTCAGCCTCGTCGCCGGCGCCGCAGTCGGTTACGCCGCAGCGTATCCCGAGCTGCCGTTCGCGAACGTCTTGAACGCCAAGGGCCGTGACGTCGTGCAGAAGGTCGAGACCTCCTGCATAGTCGAACTTGCCCTCGCGGATCCCTTCGACCGCTTGGACAATCTCACCACGACACCGGGCATGATCAAGGATCCACGCTGGCAGGCCCGGCTGGCCGAGAACCGCCTCGGCGCGCACAAGCCGACCGCCCCCGTGTTGCTCTATCACGGCACACTGGACGAGCTGATCCCGTTCCACGTCGGCGAAGAGCTCCGCGACCGCCTCTGCGCACTCGGCGCTTCCGTTCAGTGGCAACCAGTTCCGCTCGCCGGGCACATCGTCGCCGTCAGCGTCTACGGCACCGCGGCGCTGAGCTGGCTCGGGGATCGCTTCGCCGGCAAAGCACCCACCCCGAACTGCTGATCGTGATAGGCAGGACGGGTGGAACTGTTCACCCGCACCTGGGGTTCGCCCGCCGCGCCGGCCATGGTCCTGCTGCACGGCGCGTCGGGCAACGGCGGCGCCTGGCAGGAATTCGCCGCCAGCTTCTCCGACCGCTGGCACGTCATAGCGCCGGACCAGCGGGGACACGGCCAAAGCCCACGGGCCGACGCCTACTCGTTCGACCTGTTCGCCGATGACCTGCACGGCCTGCTCGACGCCTTCCACGTCGAGCAGGCCGTGCTCGTCGGGCATTCCATGGGCGGCGTCGCCGCCTATCGCTACGCCGAGAAGCGCCCGTCGCGTGTAACCGCGTTGGTGCTGGAGGAAGCGCCGCCGCCGGTTCCGTTGGGGCTGCAACTGGCGCCGCGCCCCGAGGGCGAGTTGGACTACGACTGGGCTCTCCGCCCGCAGATCATCGCCGAGCTGAACGCCCCGCGGCCGCTGGGAAAGATCGCCGTGCCGACGCTGATCGTGGCCGGCGGGGAACAGAGCCACCTGCCGCAGGCCGAGATCGCCGCCATGGCCGAGCAGCTGTCGGCCGAGCTCGTCACGATCGACGCCGGCCACCTCGTGCACCGTAACCGGCCGGCCGAGTTCGCCGCCGCCGTACGAGCCTTCCTGGCCGACACCAACAGGTGAATCACCGTGCTGTCACCGGCTTTCTGGCCTAGCGTGACGGCGGGTGAGGACGGTACAGCTTGTCGCCGTTGGCGTGGCGATCGCGGTGCTCGCGACGGGCGGCATCATCGCCTTCCGGCTCGACACCGGCACCCGCAAACTCGACTACATCGCCGGCAGCAACGATCCCAACCGGGTCGAGTTGGACGTGACGCTGCAACGGGTCGACGTCACCGGGCGCGAACTCGACCTGCGCATCGTGCCGATCCTGTACGGCAACCTGGCCGACGGCACCGACGCCGTGCCGGCGCGTGACCTCGAGATCGACACCAGTTCGCTGACCACCGGCCTCCTGCGGTTCAAGGCGCACGACCGGGTCTCGTTGCAGGACGTGCGGATGGGCGTGGACGAAGGCCTGGTGTCGTCGTACCCGTTCGACAGCTACGCGGCCACGATCGGCTTCTTCGTCACCGCGGGCGACCAGAATGTGCCGGTCTCGCTGCGGTTCCGCAGCTACGACGCGCTGTTCACGGCCGAGCTGACCGACGCCGCGTGGCCGACCGGCCAGCTCAAGGCCAACGTGCTGGCCGGCCGCACGTTCAGCTCGTCGGTGCTGGCCTGGTTCCTGATGGTGGCGATGTGGGCGCTGGCGCTGTCCGTGCTCGGCGCTGCGTTGACCATAGTGTCCAAGAAGATGGGCCTGGTCTGGCCGGCGATGGGCTGGATGGCTGCCACGCTGTTCGCGCTCGTCGGCTTCCGCAACGCCGCGCCGGGGTCGCCGCCGATCGGCGCGCTGATCGACTACGGCGCCTTCTTCTGGGCCGAGCTCCTGACCACCGCTTCCCTGGTTTACGTGACAGTGAACGGGATCCGGCGCGCGCGGCTAACCTGAGCGCCGTTCGAGCAGCGGGCTGATCCGGTAGCCGACCAGCTCCCGCATCACCAGCGCCGTGCTGGTCCGCTCCACGCCGGGGATGGCCAGCATCAGGCCGGCGATGCGGTACAGGTCGTCGCCGTCCTGGGCGACGACGTGCACGAACAGGTCGGGCTGGCCGCTGATGCCGTGCACCTGGAGCACTTCCGGCACGTCGGCCAGCGCGGCGGCGACCTCGTCCAGCCGCTGCTGGGTCACGACCATCATCACGAACGCGGTCAGCGGATAGCCCAGCGCGCGGGGCGGGATGCGGTGCTCGAACGTGTCCAGCACGCCCGGTTGTTCCAGCCGCAGCAGGCGTGCCTGCACGGTGTTGCGGGACAGCCCGGTCTGCTCGGCCAGCGCCACAGCGGTGGCCCGCGGCTGCTCGGCCAGCGCACGCAGCAGGCGGAGGTCGGTCTGGTCGAAGCGGTCGTCGTTGCGCACTCTGCTCGCTTTCGCCGGGTGGTTCGGGCGCCGGATTGTGCGATCTGCTCAATTGAGCGTACTCACATTGTGCGTAGTGAGCGTTGGTGTTGTCATTCTGGCACGTTGTGCCCATGTTGGAGGGTGGCGGAGATGACCAGGCAGAGTCCGGCGGCGCCGGCCGTGCTGACCGAGATCGAGCAGCGGGTGCTGTGGCTGTCCACCGCCATGATCCATCACGCGAACCTGGTGCGCCCCAACGATTCCGGCCTCAAGGTTGGCGGGCACCAGGCGTCCAGCGCCTCGATGGTGTCGATCATGACCTCGCTGTGGTTCCGGCACCTGCGCGCGGAGGACCGCGTCTCGGTCAAGCCGCACGCCTCGCCGGTGCTGCACGCGATCAACTACCTGCTCGGGGAGCTGGACGAGTCGTATCTGACGACACTGCGCGAATTCGGCGGGTTGCAGAGCTACCCGAGCCGGTCCAAGGACCCCGATCCCGTCGACTACTCGACCGGATCGGTCGGAATCGGTGCCACCGCGCCGATCTGGGGCGCGATCGCCCGTCGTTACGTGGGCGCGGGAACCGGGCGGCAGTACTCGCTGCTGGGCGACGCCGAGCTGGACGAGGGCGCGGTCTGGGAGGCGGTGCTCGACCCGTCGGTGGCCGAACTGGGCGAGATCGTGTGGATCGTCGACCTGAACCGGCAGTCGCTGGACCGGGTCGTGCCGCAGATCGCCGGTGACCGGCTGCGCGACATGTTCACCGGCGCCGGCTGGCAGGTCATCACCCTCAAGTACGGGCGGCTGCTGGCGGAGCTGTTCACTCGTCCGGGTGGTTCGGCGCTGCGGGCGCGCCTCGACACCATGCCCAATCCGGAGTACCAGCGGCTGCTCCGCTGCGACGCCGCACAGCTGCGGGATCGTTTGCCGGCAGGGGATTCCGCCATCGCCGAACTGGTGTCCGGTGTGGACGATCCGACCCTGCTGGCGGCGATCCGCAACCTCGGCGGGCACGACCTGGCGGCGCTGGACGGGGCCTTCGAGGAGATCGACGACGGCCGGCCGACCGTGATCCTGGCGTACACTGTGAAGGGCAACGGGCTGCCCACCCAAGGGCACCCGCAGAACCACTCATCACTGCTGACCGCGGAGCAACTGGCCGAACTCGCCCGACGTCTTGGTACCCACGTCGACGATCCCTGGCTGGCCTTTCCGCCCGGCACCGATGCGGCCGACCTGTGCGAGGACACGGCAAACCGCCTGCGACGCGACGGCGTCGCGACCGCGGAACCGCCTTCGATCCCGCTCGACCTCGGCCGGGTTCAGCAGGGCACGACGACGACTCAGGCAGCCCTCGGCCGAACGCTGCTCGATCTCACCCGCCGTGCCCCCGAAGCCGCCCAGCGTGTGGTGACCGTGAGCCCTGACGTCAGCTCCAGCACCAACCTGGGCGGCTGGGTCAACAAGGTCGGCGTGTGGTCGCCCGACGAGCGCGTCGACTGGTTCGCCGACGACTCCGACACGATCCTGCATTGGAGGGAAAGCCCTGGGGGACAACACATCGAACTCGGCATCGCCGAGACCAACCTGGTCGGACTGATCGGGGAGCTCGGCGCCACCTGGAGTCGCTGGGGCCAACCGCTGCTGCCGATCGGCGTGCTCTACGACCCGTTCGTCTCGCGGGCCCTTGAGCCCTGGTCGTTCGGCATCTACGCCGGCGGGCAGTCCATTCTGGTCGGCACGCCGTCCGGGGTCACACTGGCCCCGGAGGGCGGGGCGCACCAGTCGATCACGACGCCGTCCATCGGGCTGGAGCAGCCCGGCTGCGTCACGTACGAGCCGGCGTTCGCGATCGACGTCGAGTGGACGCTGCTGGCCAGCCTGGCCCGGCTGGGCCGGCCCGACGGCACCTCGGCCTACCTGCGCCTGTCGACCCGGCCGGTCGACCAGTCGCTGGCCGACGTGCCGGCGGACCCGGCCGCCCGGGAACGCCGCCGCCGTCAGGTCGTGGCCGGTGCGTACTCGTTGCGCCGCAAGGACAATCCGGCGATCACCATCGCCGCGATGGGTGCGGTCGTGCCCGAGGCGCTGGCCGCCGCCGACCGGCTGGACCAGGTCGGCATCCCGGCCGACGTGGTCTGCGTGACCAGCCCGGGCCTGTTGTTCCAGGCCCAGCAGGCCAGGCACGGCCGCGCCGACGCCCCGTCGTGGATCCTGGACCAGGTGCTACGCCCGACGCCGCTGGTGACCGTCCTGGACGGCCATCCGCACACGCTCGCCTGCCTGGCCACGGTCAACCGGGTGCCGTCGATCTCCCTCGGCGTCACCCGGTTCGGCCAGGCCGGCGCGCTGGCCGACGTCTACCGCTACCACGGCCTCGACGCCGACAGCATCGTGCGCGCGGCGCTGGATCTCAGCTGACCTCGACCACGCGCCGGTCGAAAGCCACGTAGTCGGTGAAGTCCTGGCCGACGCGGCTGACCGCGTCGGCCGGCGGCTGGGTGTAGCTCCAGCCGGCGTCGGTCTGACCGGCCACGGTGTGGTACTGGGCCACGCCCTTCCACGCGCAGGTGTACGGGGTCGGGCTGGCCACGAACTCGCTGTCCGTGAGGGACGACGGCGGGAAGTACCAGTTGCCCTCGATCGACACGACCTCGGACTCGGGGGCCTCGGCCACGACGCGGCCGTTGATGGTTGCCTTCATGTAGGCGTCAACGGCCGGCCGTGCCGCGGTAATTCCGTCGTGTGTCCGAACGGGCAGCAATACGCTCGGTCCAGTGACCCCGCCTCCAGTGACGCCGCCGCGGCGCCTGCTGGTCGACGTCGCCCCGTTCCGCCGGTCGCCGGCCTTCCGCCGGTACTGGATCGGTGCCGGGCTCTCGGCCATCGGCACCCAGATGACCCTGTTCGCCGTCACCTATCAGGTCTTCACGCTGACCGGCAGTTCGCTGGCCGTCGGCGGCATCGGGCTGTGCGCCGCCGTGCCGGCGCTGGCCTTCGGCATGCTCGGCGGCAGCATCGGCGACGCCGCCGACCGCCGCAAGGTCGTGCTCTACACCAGCCTCGGGCTGGCCGCCGTGTCGGCGCTGTTCGCCGTGCAGGCCATCCTCGACCTGCGGCAGCTGTGGCTGCTCTACGTGCTCGCGGTGCTGGAGGCGCTGATCGTCTCGGTCAACGTGCCGGCCCGGCGAACGTTCACGCCCCGCCTGCTGCCGGCCGAACTCCTGCCGGCCGGCGCGGCGCTGAACTTGATGACCATGCACCTGAGCAACACCGTCGGCCCGCTGCTGGCCGGGGCGGTCGCGGCGGCCTGGGGACTCAAGGCCTGCTACGTGCTCGACGTGCTCAGCTTCGCGGCCGCGCTGTACGGCGTGTTCCGGCTGCCGCCGATGCCGCCCGAGGGCGGGCCGGCCAAGCCCGGCCTGAAGGCCGTCGTCGAGGCCGTCGGCTTCATCCGAGGCTCTCAGGTCCTGACTGGCACCCTGCTGGCCGACCTGTCCGCGATGACCTTGGG encodes:
- a CDS encoding RibD family protein; the encoded protein is MKLPYVVLSAAVSIDGFLDDAGCQRLLLSCPEDFDRVDAVRADADAVLVGANTVRRDNPRLIVRSEQRRAQRQARGLPAYPMKVVVTGSGDLDADLAVWGCGGEKLVFTVDSAAEKLHDRLGDLAEVVSTGAVFDWHTVLARLGERGVDRLMVEGGGTVHTQLVALNLADELHVAIAPLVVGQAEAPRFLGPANYPGGTTARMKLLGCTQVGDVVLLRYSPKDLTCCQ
- a CDS encoding GTP cyclohydrolase II, whose product is MSTSGAEATVRTRVRIPLRFADGFSVTADAVTFHGLTDGLEHVAMVFGDPTEGTPLVRMHSECLTGDVFGSARCDCGPQLREAVERISNTGGVLLYLRQEGRGIGLYNKLDAYALQDNGLDTYAANAALGLPEDGRDYTAGAQMLAALGVRKIDLLSNNPDKAEQLRALGVSVRRRVPTGVFATETNLRYLRAKVDHTGHTITLSSLVS
- a CDS encoding TetR/AcrR family transcriptional regulator codes for the protein MDAEQRRAERRQRLLEAALGLFTTIGYRQTKIVQICAEAGVSTRNFYEEFAGKEQVLLTLHDLINSVALDRVRSALATLDSDDVVRRISLLLDAFVASVTADPRLPRLNYVEAVGVSEDLERQHQEWVTRWADFIEAEARHAAAHGVAPDRDYRLTAIGLVGAITGLLREWQAHQPPWPVADIAAEIRGLMLAAILR
- a CDS encoding lipase family protein; translated protein: MLRRVLAPLLGLSLLMATPTVAQADARPPSPTQDPFYTPPSPLEGQAGDLIRQRQVDWYPEPFRVFQAPVHTWLVLYRSTSATGTANAVSGMVLVPPIPWNGPGPRPVIAYAMGTQGLGDDCAPSYHLRTGTEVEIAFLAQAMLKGYAVALTDYEGLGTPGTHTYAVANSEGHALLDVARAASKVDGADISADAPIGLFGYSQGGQAAAAAGELQPSYAPDVHVVGVAEGGVPADLSEVAAYNDGNLGFSLVAGAAVGYAAAYPELPFANVLNAKGRDVVQKVETSCIVELALADPFDRLDNLTTTPGMIKDPRWQARLAENRLGAHKPTAPVLLYHGTLDELIPFHVGEELRDRLCALGASVQWQPVPLAGHIVAVSVYGTAALSWLGDRFAGKAPTPNC
- a CDS encoding alpha/beta fold hydrolase, with product MELFTRTWGSPAAPAMVLLHGASGNGGAWQEFAASFSDRWHVIAPDQRGHGQSPRADAYSFDLFADDLHGLLDAFHVEQAVLVGHSMGGVAAYRYAEKRPSRVTALVLEEAPPPVPLGLQLAPRPEGELDYDWALRPQIIAELNAPRPLGKIAVPTLIVAGGEQSHLPQAEIAAMAEQLSAELVTIDAGHLVHRNRPAEFAAAVRAFLADTNR
- a CDS encoding DUF4436 family protein; the protein is MRTVQLVAVGVAIAVLATGGIIAFRLDTGTRKLDYIAGSNDPNRVELDVTLQRVDVTGRELDLRIVPILYGNLADGTDAVPARDLEIDTSSLTTGLLRFKAHDRVSLQDVRMGVDEGLVSSYPFDSYAATIGFFVTAGDQNVPVSLRFRSYDALFTAELTDAAWPTGQLKANVLAGRTFSSSVLAWFLMVAMWALALSVLGAALTIVSKKMGLVWPAMGWMAATLFALVGFRNAAPGSPPIGALIDYGAFFWAELLTTASLVYVTVNGIRRARLT
- a CDS encoding Lrp/AsnC family transcriptional regulator → MRNDDRFDQTDLRLLRALAEQPRATAVALAEQTGLSRNTVQARLLRLEQPGVLDTFEHRIPPRALGYPLTAFVMMVVTQQRLDEVAAALADVPEVLQVHGISGQPDLFVHVVAQDGDDLYRIAGLMLAIPGVERTSTALVMRELVGYRISPLLERRSG
- a CDS encoding transketolase-like TK C-terminal-containing protein, giving the protein MTRQSPAAPAVLTEIEQRVLWLSTAMIHHANLVRPNDSGLKVGGHQASSASMVSIMTSLWFRHLRAEDRVSVKPHASPVLHAINYLLGELDESYLTTLREFGGLQSYPSRSKDPDPVDYSTGSVGIGATAPIWGAIARRYVGAGTGRQYSLLGDAELDEGAVWEAVLDPSVAELGEIVWIVDLNRQSLDRVVPQIAGDRLRDMFTGAGWQVITLKYGRLLAELFTRPGGSALRARLDTMPNPEYQRLLRCDAAQLRDRLPAGDSAIAELVSGVDDPTLLAAIRNLGGHDLAALDGAFEEIDDGRPTVILAYTVKGNGLPTQGHPQNHSSLLTAEQLAELARRLGTHVDDPWLAFPPGTDAADLCEDTANRLRRDGVATAEPPSIPLDLGRVQQGTTTTQAALGRTLLDLTRRAPEAAQRVVTVSPDVSSSTNLGGWVNKVGVWSPDERVDWFADDSDTILHWRESPGGQHIELGIAETNLVGLIGELGATWSRWGQPLLPIGVLYDPFVSRALEPWSFGIYAGGQSILVGTPSGVTLAPEGGAHQSITTPSIGLEQPGCVTYEPAFAIDVEWTLLASLARLGRPDGTSAYLRLSTRPVDQSLADVPADPAARERRRRQVVAGAYSLRRKDNPAITIAAMGAVVPEALAAADRLDQVGIPADVVCVTSPGLLFQAQQARHGRADAPSWILDQVLRPTPLVTVLDGHPHTLACLATVNRVPSISLGVTRFGQAGALADVYRYHGLDADSIVRAALDLS
- a CDS encoding DUF427 domain-containing protein; its protein translation is MKATINGRVVAEAPESEVVSIEGNWYFPPSSLTDSEFVASPTPYTCAWKGVAQYHTVAGQTDAGWSYTQPPADAVSRVGQDFTDYVAFDRRVVEVS
- a CDS encoding MFS transporter encodes the protein MTPPPVTPPRRLLVDVAPFRRSPAFRRYWIGAGLSAIGTQMTLFAVTYQVFTLTGSSLAVGGIGLCAAVPALAFGMLGGSIGDAADRRKVVLYTSLGLAAVSALFAVQAILDLRQLWLLYVLAVLEALIVSVNVPARRTFTPRLLPAELLPAGAALNLMTMHLSNTVGPLLAGAVAAAWGLKACYVLDVLSFAAALYGVFRLPPMPPEGGPAKPGLKAVVEAVGFIRGSQVLTGTLLADLSAMTLGAPFAVFPAINAALFGGGPQTLGLLNAAPAIGGVLGSMLSGPAGRVSRQGRAQLMAGMAWAVTLVGFGLSTTLWLSLGLLVVGGAVDVIGVVFRTTILQTATPDRYLSRVGAAEYVVGFGGSQLGNFRGGAAAALSTPGLSAVIGGLSTIVGALLLWRKLPGYATYRAP